A genomic region of Streptomyces sp. R33 contains the following coding sequences:
- a CDS encoding energy-coupling factor ABC transporter permease has product MHIAEGFLPPLHAVAWGAASAPFVVHGVRALTREVKANPESTLLLGASGAFTFVLSALKIPSVTGSCSHPTGTGLGAILFRPPIMAVLGTITLLFQALLLAHGGLTTLGANVFSMAIAGPWAGYGVYLLLKRFGVPLMVTVFFGAFFADLVTYCVTSVQLALAFPDPGSGFLGALAKFGGIFAVTQVPLAVSEGLLTVLVMRLLMQSSKSDLVRLGVAKLTGHSEQKTAV; this is encoded by the coding sequence ATGCATATAGCCGAGGGGTTCCTGCCCCCTTTGCACGCGGTCGCCTGGGGCGCCGCATCCGCTCCCTTCGTCGTCCACGGTGTCCGCGCCCTCACCCGCGAGGTGAAGGCCAACCCGGAGAGCACACTGCTGCTCGGGGCGTCCGGAGCGTTCACGTTCGTCCTGTCCGCATTGAAGATCCCGTCGGTGACGGGCAGTTGCTCGCACCCCACGGGGACCGGGCTCGGCGCGATCCTGTTCCGGCCGCCGATCATGGCGGTGCTCGGCACGATCACCCTCCTCTTCCAGGCGCTGCTGCTGGCGCACGGCGGCCTGACCACCCTCGGCGCGAACGTCTTCTCGATGGCGATCGCCGGGCCGTGGGCGGGGTACGGGGTCTACCTGCTGCTGAAGCGCTTCGGCGTCCCGCTGATGGTGACCGTCTTCTTCGGCGCCTTCTTCGCCGACCTGGTCACGTACTGCGTGACCTCCGTGCAGCTGGCGCTGGCCTTCCCGGACCCGGGCAGCGGGTTCCTGGGCGCACTGGCGAAGTTCGGGGGCATCTTCGCCGTCACCCAGGTCCCGCTCGCGGTGAGCGAGGGCCTGCTGACGGTGCTCGTGATGCGGCTGCTCATGCAGTCGAGCAAGTCGGACCTGGTCCGGCTGGGCGTCGCGAAGCTGACCGGTCACAGCGAGCAGAAGACGGCGGTGTGA
- a CDS encoding energy-coupling factor ABC transporter substrate-binding protein, which translates to MSRNAKINGLLLLLVAALAVLPLALGLGEGKEEPFTGADAQAEAAISELKPDYEPWFSPLYEPPSGEVESALFALQAALGAGVLAYYFGVRKGRRQGAAAAAAAAPAPDAAVAAPGTPATES; encoded by the coding sequence ATGAGCCGGAACGCGAAGATCAACGGCCTGCTGCTGCTCCTGGTGGCGGCGCTGGCCGTACTGCCGCTCGCGCTGGGGCTGGGCGAGGGCAAGGAGGAGCCGTTCACGGGCGCCGACGCGCAGGCGGAGGCGGCGATCAGCGAGCTGAAGCCGGACTACGAGCCGTGGTTCTCGCCGCTGTACGAACCCCCCTCCGGGGAGGTGGAGTCGGCGCTGTTCGCCCTCCAGGCGGCGCTCGGCGCGGGCGTGCTCGCGTACTACTTCGGCGTCCGCAAGGGCCGGCGGCAGGGCGCGGCTGCGGCGGCCGCCGCTGCGCCGGCGCCGGACGCCGCTGTGGCTGCGCCGGGCACCCCCGCCACGGAGTCGTAG
- the cbiQ gene encoding cobalt ECF transporter T component CbiQ, with amino-acid sequence MLPIDVAAHSSRWRARHPLEKALLGLGLTITAVCLPPWPGGPLVGAATLAVLLGPAGVAGRQLWRAFRIPLGFCVTGALPLLVAVGGPAGLVSLAPDGPRHAAELLLRTSAASLGVLLFAFTTPVSDVLPRLVRAGVPAPVVDVALVMYRIGFLLLDSMAQVRRAQAARLGQSGRAAVWRSLAGLAATSFVRAFDRAARLQVGLAGRGYNGALRVLVPEAALSWRFLAASGALLAALITLTLTLKGLSL; translated from the coding sequence GTGCTGCCGATCGACGTGGCCGCGCACAGCAGTCGCTGGCGCGCCCGCCATCCGCTCGAGAAGGCCCTGCTGGGGCTGGGGCTGACGATCACCGCCGTGTGCCTGCCGCCCTGGCCCGGCGGACCGCTGGTCGGCGCGGCGACGCTGGCCGTGCTGCTGGGCCCGGCCGGTGTGGCCGGGCGGCAGCTGTGGCGGGCCTTCCGGATCCCACTGGGCTTCTGCGTCACCGGCGCGCTGCCGCTGCTGGTCGCCGTCGGCGGGCCGGCCGGGCTCGTCTCGCTCGCCCCGGACGGCCCCCGGCATGCCGCGGAGCTGCTGCTGCGGACCTCGGCGGCGTCCCTCGGGGTGCTGCTGTTCGCCTTCACGACGCCCGTCTCGGACGTCCTGCCCCGGCTGGTCCGGGCGGGGGTGCCGGCGCCGGTGGTGGACGTGGCCCTGGTCATGTACCGCATCGGCTTCCTGCTGCTGGACTCGATGGCCCAGGTCCGGCGCGCCCAGGCGGCCCGCCTGGGGCAGTCGGGCCGGGCCGCGGTGTGGCGTTCGCTGGCCGGGCTCGCCGCGACCTCGTTCGTACGGGCCTTCGACCGCGCGGCGCGGCTCCAGGTGGGCCTGGCCGGGCGCGGCTACAACGGCGCGCTGCGGGTCCTCGTACCGGAGGCGGCCCTGTCGTGGCGGTTCCTGGCGGCCTCGGGGGCCCTGCTGGCGGCCTTGATCACCCTGACTCTCACCCTGAAGGGATTGTCCCTGTGA
- a CDS encoding ATP-binding cassette domain-containing protein, with product MNPLVELAGAGYAYEDGPAVLSGVDFAIAEGRALVLLGRNGSGKTTLMRLLSGGLRPGSGSLRLDGTAVSYDRAGLVRLRTSVQLVVQDPDDQLFAASVEQDVSFGPMNMGLAVDEVRARVESALAALDITALRDRPTHLLSYGQRKRAAIAGAVAMAPRVLILDEPTAGLDPDGQERLLDVLAGLRAAGTTVVMATHDVDLAVRWADDAAVLTPSGIRVGPAQALLSDPELLVSAGLRQAWSPAVTSFLRAHGLLPPHTPGPKTPEALAAWQ from the coding sequence GTGAACCCGTTGGTGGAACTGGCCGGTGCGGGCTACGCGTACGAGGACGGCCCGGCGGTGCTGTCCGGCGTGGACTTCGCCATCGCGGAGGGCCGGGCGCTGGTCCTGCTGGGCCGCAACGGCAGCGGCAAGACCACGCTGATGCGGCTGCTGAGCGGGGGCCTGCGGCCAGGCTCGGGGTCGCTGCGCCTGGACGGAACGGCGGTGTCGTACGACCGGGCGGGTCTGGTCCGGCTGCGTACGTCCGTGCAGCTGGTGGTCCAGGACCCGGACGACCAGCTGTTCGCCGCTTCGGTGGAGCAGGACGTGTCCTTCGGCCCGATGAACATGGGGCTGGCGGTGGACGAGGTCCGGGCCCGGGTGGAGTCCGCACTCGCCGCGCTGGACATCACGGCGCTGCGGGACCGCCCGACGCACCTGCTCTCGTACGGGCAGCGCAAGCGCGCGGCGATCGCGGGCGCGGTGGCGATGGCTCCGCGGGTGCTGATCCTGGACGAGCCGACGGCGGGCCTGGACCCGGACGGTCAGGAGCGGCTGCTGGACGTCCTGGCGGGGCTGCGGGCGGCCGGTACGACGGTGGTCATGGCCACGCACGACGTCGACCTGGCGGTCCGCTGGGCCGACGACGCGGCGGTGCTGACCCCGTCGGGCATCCGCGTCGGCCCCGCGCAGGCCCTCCTCTCGGACCCGGAGCTCCTGGTCTCGGCGGGCCTGCGCCAGGCCTGGTCCCCTGCGGTGACGTCGTTCCTCCGCGCCCACGGCCTCCTGCCCCCGCACACCCCGGGCCCGAAGACCCCGGAGGCCCTGGCCGCCTGGCAGTAG
- a CDS encoding PadR family transcriptional regulator, which translates to MSLPHAILTALLEKPSSGLELTRRFDRSIGYFWSATHQQIYRELGRLEEAGLIRALPSEVPVRGQKKQYEVLAGGSAELARWVGESQDPKAIRDPLLLRIRAAAVVGPHGLAGELRRHLDLHRRQLAVYEAIEEKDFPPERDSDEDRLRRLVLHGGIGLETFWLRWLEEALGEVEDMAPPPGGPHS; encoded by the coding sequence ATGTCCCTGCCGCACGCCATCCTGACCGCCCTGTTGGAGAAGCCCTCGTCGGGGCTGGAGCTGACCCGGCGGTTCGACAGGTCGATCGGGTACTTCTGGTCCGCGACGCACCAGCAGATCTACCGCGAGCTCGGCCGGCTGGAGGAGGCCGGGCTGATCCGGGCGCTGCCCAGCGAGGTGCCCGTACGGGGGCAGAAGAAGCAGTACGAGGTGTTGGCCGGCGGGAGCGCGGAGCTCGCGCGGTGGGTCGGCGAGAGCCAGGACCCGAAGGCCATCCGGGATCCGCTGCTGCTGCGGATCCGGGCGGCCGCCGTGGTGGGGCCGCACGGGCTGGCCGGGGAGCTGCGGCGCCATCTCGATCTGCACCGGCGGCAGTTGGCGGTCTACGAGGCGATCGAGGAGAAGGACTTCCCGCCGGAGCGGGACTCCGACGAGGACCGGCTGCGCCGGCTGGTGCTGCACGGCGGCATCGGCCTGGAGACGTTCTGGCTGCGCTGGCTGGAGGAGGCCCTGGGCGAGGTCGAGGACATGGCGCCGCCGCCCGGCGGACCCCACTCCTGA
- a CDS encoding EF-hand domain-containing protein, giving the protein MADIESARATFGKFDADGDGFVTADEYSAAMKAMGDAYVTGAVADAVVAAKDSNGDGLLSFDEFWASLNK; this is encoded by the coding sequence GTGGCTGACATCGAGAGCGCGCGGGCGACGTTCGGCAAGTTCGACGCGGACGGTGACGGCTTCGTCACGGCCGACGAGTACAGCGCGGCCATGAAGGCGATGGGCGACGCGTACGTGACCGGCGCCGTCGCGGACGCCGTGGTCGCGGCCAAGGACAGCAACGGCGACGGCCTGCTGAGCTTCGACGAGTTCTGGGCCTCCCTGAACAAGTAA
- a CDS encoding YncE family protein, producing MTTTRLPRRATVLLAGLVLAALAGCGSADKEPAEALGSAAPARQPVKAVPAVPPGLAGMPPLLDPHDVYAADRPNNLAPAVRDFPSRVYVPNTTSNTVSVIDPKTYKVVDTIPVGVQPQHVVPSWDMKTLWVNNNRGHTLTPINPATGKAGEPVEVHDPYNLYFTPNGKYAVVMASMDRELVFRDPHTMNRVKTVPVTCFGVNHADFSADGRYFIVSCEFSGELLKVDTEKMEVIAQQKLPFEGAMPQDVKVSPDGKTFYVADMMAHGMWVLSGDKFEIPKLLPTGKGTHGLYVSRDSKEMYISNRGEGSISVFDFKQNKLTKKWELPDGGSPDMGGVSADGKVLWLSGRYNSEVYAIDTATGEQLAKIRVGGGPHGLAVYPQPGRYSLGHTGIFR from the coding sequence ATGACGACCACCCGCCTTCCCCGGAGGGCCACCGTGCTGCTGGCCGGTCTGGTCCTCGCCGCCCTGGCCGGCTGCGGATCGGCCGACAAGGAGCCCGCCGAGGCGCTCGGCTCCGCAGCCCCGGCACGGCAGCCCGTCAAGGCCGTCCCGGCCGTCCCGCCGGGCCTGGCCGGGATGCCGCCGCTCCTCGACCCGCACGACGTGTACGCGGCCGACCGGCCGAACAATCTCGCCCCGGCGGTGAGGGACTTCCCGTCCCGCGTCTACGTGCCGAACACCACCTCCAACACGGTGTCCGTCATCGACCCGAAGACGTACAAGGTCGTCGACACCATCCCGGTCGGCGTCCAGCCCCAGCACGTGGTGCCGTCCTGGGACATGAAGACCCTGTGGGTCAACAACAACCGGGGCCACACGCTCACGCCGATCAACCCGGCCACGGGCAAGGCCGGCGAACCCGTCGAGGTGCACGACCCGTACAACCTGTACTTCACGCCGAACGGCAAGTACGCGGTCGTGATGGCCTCCATGGACCGCGAGCTGGTCTTCCGCGACCCGCACACGATGAACCGCGTCAAGACCGTCCCGGTGACCTGCTTCGGCGTCAATCACGCGGACTTCTCCGCCGACGGCCGCTACTTCATCGTGAGCTGCGAGTTCTCCGGCGAGCTGCTCAAGGTCGACACCGAGAAGATGGAGGTCATCGCCCAGCAGAAGCTCCCCTTCGAGGGCGCGATGCCGCAGGACGTGAAGGTCTCCCCGGACGGGAAGACCTTCTACGTCGCCGACATGATGGCGCACGGCATGTGGGTGCTCAGCGGCGACAAGTTCGAGATCCCCAAGCTGCTGCCCACCGGGAAGGGAACCCACGGCCTGTACGTCAGCCGCGACTCCAAGGAGATGTACATCTCCAACCGCGGCGAGGGCAGCATCTCCGTCTTCGACTTCAAGCAGAACAAGCTCACGAAGAAGTGGGAGCTCCCCGACGGCGGCAGCCCCGACATGGGCGGCGTCTCCGCCGACGGCAAGGTGCTGTGGCTTTCGGGCCGCTACAACTCCGAGGTTTACGCGATCGACACGGCGACCGGCGAGCAGCTCGCCAAGATCCGGGTCGGCGGCGGCCCGCACGGCCTGGCCGTCTACCCGCAGCCGGGCCGCTACTCGCTCGGCCACACGGGGATCTTCCGCTAG
- a CDS encoding polysaccharide deacetylase family protein, translated as MLCYPDRRSALRAGAAVAAGALTAACGPGGAAPSAPPAKAAPATGPAARPGRAVASAPRRFPGQPDEIGHGPRDRPRVALTFHGNGDPAIARAVLAEAERAGARVTVLAIGSWLDAHPDMARRVLDGGHELGNHTQRHLAINDLPEAEAHAEITGCAQRLKRLTGSIGTWFRPSQTQYATPLVTKLARRAGYPHVLSYDVDSLDFTSPGAAAVIRTVTGTIRSGSVVSLHFGYADTVDAMPPLLEELARRKLRAVTTTELLTS; from the coding sequence GTGCTCTGCTACCCGGACCGCCGATCCGCCCTCCGCGCCGGCGCGGCGGTCGCCGCCGGCGCCCTCACCGCCGCCTGCGGCCCCGGCGGCGCGGCCCCCTCCGCGCCCCCGGCCAAGGCCGCCCCGGCCACCGGGCCGGCCGCACGCCCCGGCCGGGCGGTCGCCTCCGCCCCGCGCCGGTTCCCCGGACAGCCGGACGAGATCGGGCACGGTCCGCGCGACCGCCCCCGGGTCGCCCTCACCTTCCACGGCAACGGGGACCCCGCCATCGCCCGGGCCGTCCTGGCCGAAGCCGAAAGAGCGGGCGCGCGGGTCACCGTACTGGCGATCGGCAGCTGGCTCGACGCCCACCCGGACATGGCCCGCCGGGTCCTGGACGGCGGCCATGAGCTCGGCAACCACACCCAGCGCCACCTCGCGATCAACGACCTGCCCGAGGCGGAGGCCCATGCCGAGATCACCGGCTGCGCCCAGCGGCTCAAGCGGCTCACCGGCTCCATCGGCACCTGGTTCCGGCCCTCCCAGACCCAGTACGCCACCCCCCTCGTCACGAAGCTGGCCCGGCGGGCGGGCTATCCGCACGTCCTGTCGTACGACGTGGACTCCCTCGACTTCACCTCGCCCGGCGCCGCGGCCGTCATCCGCACCGTCACCGGGACGATCCGCAGCGGATCGGTGGTGAGCCTGCACTTCGGCTACGCGGACACGGTCGACGCGATGCCGCCCCTGCTCGAAGAACTCGCGCGCCGCAAGCTGCGCGCGGTGACCACCACGGAGCTGCTGACCTCATGA
- a CDS encoding anti-sigma regulatory factor, whose protein sequence is MAGLEGVEQPRQRSSASAVRLTAALEDEQGLKALELYGNPAEAEVTLPSMPESASTARRLTQYVVIRFWGFSPQVSEHTVLLVSELVGNAVRHTGARSFGLRMLRRRGWIRVEVRDPSRGLPCLMPVHEMDTTGRGLFLVDKLSDRWGADLLPRGKFTWFEMRVADR, encoded by the coding sequence ATGGCGGGCCTGGAGGGTGTGGAACAGCCGCGGCAGCGCAGCAGCGCTTCCGCCGTACGGCTGACGGCGGCTCTTGAGGACGAACAGGGTCTCAAGGCACTGGAGTTGTACGGGAATCCGGCCGAGGCGGAAGTGACGCTCCCGTCCATGCCCGAGTCGGCGAGCACGGCCCGCCGGCTCACCCAGTACGTGGTGATCCGCTTCTGGGGCTTCTCCCCGCAGGTGTCCGAGCACACCGTCCTGCTGGTCTCGGAGCTCGTCGGCAACGCGGTCCGCCACACCGGCGCCCGCTCCTTCGGCTTACGGATGCTGCGGCGGCGCGGCTGGATCCGGGTCGAGGTGCGCGACCCCTCGCGCGGGCTGCCCTGTCTGATGCCGGTCCACGAGATGGACACGACGGGCCGGGGGCTCTTCCTCGTCGACAAGCTCTCCGACCGCTGGGGCGCCGACCTGCTGCCCCGCGGCAAGTTCACCTGGTTCGAGATGCGGGTGGCCGACCGCTGA
- a CDS encoding enoyl-CoA hydratase/isomerase family protein produces the protein MTLSLEVSEGVGTLRLDRPPMNALDIATQDRLRELAVEATDRADVRAVIIYGGEKVFAAGADIKEMQTMDHAAMVARSRALQDAFTAVARIPKPVVAAVTGYALGGGCELALCADYRIAADNAKLGQPEILLGLIPGAGGTQRLSRLIGPSRAKDLIFTGRMVKADEALTLGLVDRVVPAAEVYEQAHAWAAKLAQGPAIALRAAKECVDAGLEADIDTGLTIERNWFAGLFATEDRERGMRSFVEEGPGKAKFL, from the coding sequence ATGACCCTCTCTCTCGAAGTCTCCGAAGGCGTCGGCACCCTCCGCCTGGACCGGCCGCCCATGAACGCCCTGGACATCGCCACCCAGGACCGGCTGCGCGAGCTCGCCGTGGAGGCCACCGACCGGGCCGACGTCCGTGCGGTGATCATCTACGGCGGCGAGAAGGTGTTCGCGGCCGGCGCGGACATCAAGGAGATGCAGACGATGGACCACGCGGCGATGGTCGCCCGGTCCCGCGCGCTCCAGGACGCCTTCACGGCCGTGGCGCGCATCCCCAAGCCCGTCGTCGCCGCCGTCACCGGCTACGCCCTGGGCGGCGGCTGCGAGCTCGCACTGTGCGCCGACTACCGGATCGCCGCCGACAACGCGAAGCTCGGCCAGCCCGAGATCCTGCTCGGCCTGATCCCCGGTGCCGGCGGCACCCAGCGGCTGTCCCGGCTGATCGGCCCGTCCAGGGCCAAGGACCTGATCTTCACCGGCCGCATGGTCAAGGCCGACGAGGCGCTCACGCTCGGGCTCGTGGACCGGGTCGTACCCGCCGCGGAGGTGTACGAGCAGGCGCACGCCTGGGCCGCCAAGCTCGCCCAGGGTCCGGCGATCGCGCTGCGCGCCGCCAAGGAGTGCGTGGACGCGGGTCTGGAGGCGGACATCGACACCGGCCTGACCATCGAACGCAACTGGTTCGCGGGCCTGTTCGCCACCGAGGACCGGGAGCGCGGCATGCGCAGCTTCGTCGAGGAGGGCCCCGGCAAGGCGAAGTTCCTCTAG
- a CDS encoding Ig-like domain-containing protein, with protein MGRTRVNVQPIRGRARRTGLPALLLGAALLLTSACSGGGNTGGGGGDNGGGGGGGKTGTEASKAVVSVKPDDGAKEVATSGILKITSTGGKLTTVTVADSKGNAVDGKLAADGASWEPARNLAAATEYKVHAVAKDEAGRESAKDTTFTTLTPTNTFVGHYTPEDGETVGVGMPVSFNFTRGITNPEAVEKAITVTAEPSVPVEGHWFGNDRLDFRPEKYWAAGTKVTVKIALDGVEGRPGVYGKQTRTVTFTIGRSQVSTVDASEHTMQVVRDGQVLKNVPITAGAPSTTTYNGQMVISEKYKVTRMNGATVGFGGEYDISDVPHAMRLSQSGTFVHGNYWASSGTFGSENVSHGCVGLKDVRGAGDGNQPAAWFFNESLIGDVVIVKNSKDKQIAPDNGLNGWNMDWAEWIK; from the coding sequence ATGGGGAGAACAAGAGTGAACGTGCAGCCGATACGCGGCCGCGCCCGCCGCACCGGCCTGCCGGCCCTCCTGCTCGGAGCGGCACTGCTGCTCACGAGCGCGTGCAGCGGAGGCGGCAACACCGGCGGCGGAGGCGGCGACAACGGTGGGGGCGGCGGGGGCGGCAAGACCGGTACCGAGGCGTCCAAGGCCGTCGTCAGCGTCAAGCCGGACGACGGTGCCAAGGAGGTCGCCACCAGCGGCATCCTGAAGATAACCAGCACCGGCGGCAAGCTGACCACTGTGACCGTCGCCGACAGCAAGGGCAACGCCGTCGACGGCAAGCTCGCCGCGGACGGCGCGAGCTGGGAGCCCGCCCGCAACCTGGCCGCCGCCACCGAGTACAAGGTGCACGCCGTGGCCAAGGACGAGGCCGGCCGGGAGTCCGCCAAGGACACCACGTTCACCACCCTGACCCCCACCAACACGTTCGTCGGCCACTACACGCCCGAGGACGGCGAGACCGTCGGCGTGGGCATGCCGGTGTCGTTCAACTTCACCCGCGGCATCACCAATCCCGAGGCCGTCGAGAAGGCCATCACGGTGACTGCCGAGCCGTCCGTGCCGGTCGAGGGCCACTGGTTCGGCAACGACCGCCTCGACTTCCGCCCCGAGAAGTACTGGGCCGCGGGCACCAAGGTCACCGTGAAGATCGCCCTGGACGGAGTCGAAGGCCGTCCCGGCGTCTACGGCAAGCAGACCCGTACGGTCACCTTCACCATCGGCCGCTCGCAGGTCTCCACGGTCGACGCGAGCGAGCACACGATGCAGGTCGTCCGCGACGGCCAGGTGCTCAAGAACGTCCCGATCACCGCGGGCGCCCCGTCGACGACCACCTACAACGGGCAGATGGTCATCAGCGAGAAGTACAAGGTGACCCGGATGAACGGCGCGACCGTCGGCTTCGGCGGCGAGTACGACATCTCGGACGTCCCGCACGCCATGCGCCTGTCGCAGTCGGGCACCTTCGTCCACGGCAACTACTGGGCCTCCTCGGGCACGTTCGGCTCCGAGAACGTCAGCCACGGCTGCGTGGGCCTCAAGGACGTCCGCGGTGCGGGAGACGGCAACCAGCCCGCCGCGTGGTTCTTCAACGAGTCGCTGATCGGTGACGTCGTCATCGTGAAGAACTCCAAGGACAAGCAGATCGCCCCGGACAACGGCCTCAACGGCTGGAACATGGACTGGGCGGAGTGGATCAAGTAG
- a CDS encoding Ig-like domain-containing protein, which translates to MTRRAGAGLAAVAAWAALLGGLAGCTDSGGSPVEIQLPGKPRSPDEAIRITPEDNAKGVPAEGPLTVRVPEGRLERVVVTKVEDAQEERVPGSIAPDGLSWSPDPAGGKLALAAKYTVDAVALDGHDRRQARHTTFTTYVPEERFIGYFKPENRSTVGTGMIVSFNFNRSIENRADVERAISVTSKPPVEVVGHWFGHERLDFRPREYWKPGTEVTVTMNLRDVQGAPGSYGIQDKAITFTVGRSQVSTVDAEAHTMEVRRDGKLISTLPISAGAPKNTTYNGKMVVLEMFDVTRMNGQTVGFGGEYDIPDVPHAMRLTTSGTFLHGNYWASPDTFGSTNTSHGCVGLRDDRGGGSDTPAGWFFDRTLVGDVVQVVNSQDKTVAPNNGLGGWNMDWAHWVAGSALG; encoded by the coding sequence CTGACGAGGCGGGCAGGGGCGGGCTTGGCCGCCGTGGCGGCATGGGCGGCCCTGCTGGGCGGTCTGGCCGGATGCACCGACAGCGGCGGTTCCCCGGTCGAGATCCAGCTCCCCGGCAAACCCCGGTCGCCCGACGAGGCCATCCGGATCACCCCCGAGGACAACGCCAAGGGGGTCCCGGCCGAAGGCCCGCTGACGGTCAGAGTGCCCGAGGGCCGCCTCGAGCGGGTCGTGGTCACCAAGGTCGAGGACGCCCAGGAGGAGCGCGTCCCCGGCTCCATCGCCCCCGACGGCCTCAGCTGGAGCCCCGACCCGGCGGGCGGCAAACTCGCCCTCGCCGCCAAGTACACCGTGGACGCGGTCGCCCTCGACGGGCACGACCGCCGCCAGGCCCGGCACACCACCTTCACCACCTACGTCCCCGAGGAACGGTTCATCGGCTACTTCAAGCCCGAGAACCGCTCCACCGTCGGCACCGGCATGATCGTCTCCTTCAACTTCAACCGGTCGATCGAGAACCGCGCCGACGTCGAACGGGCCATCAGCGTCACCTCCAAGCCCCCGGTGGAGGTCGTCGGCCACTGGTTCGGCCACGAGCGCCTCGACTTCCGGCCCAGGGAGTACTGGAAGCCCGGCACCGAGGTCACCGTCACGATGAACCTGCGGGACGTGCAGGGCGCGCCCGGCTCGTACGGCATCCAGGACAAGGCCATCACCTTCACCGTCGGCCGCTCCCAGGTCTCCACCGTGGACGCCGAGGCGCACACGATGGAGGTCCGCCGCGACGGGAAGCTGATCTCCACCCTCCCGATCAGCGCCGGAGCGCCCAAGAACACCACCTACAACGGGAAGATGGTGGTGCTGGAGATGTTCGACGTGACCCGGATGAACGGCCAGACCGTCGGCTTCGGCGGCGAGTACGACATCCCCGACGTCCCGCACGCCATGCGGCTCACCACCTCCGGGACCTTCCTGCACGGGAACTACTGGGCCAGCCCCGACACCTTCGGCTCCACCAACACCAGCCACGGCTGCGTGGGGCTGCGCGACGACAGGGGCGGGGGTTCGGACACCCCGGCCGGCTGGTTCTTCGACCGGACCCTGGTCGGGGACGTGGTGCAGGTCGTCAACTCGCAGGACAAGACGGTGGCCCCGAACAACGGGCTGGGCGGCTGGAACATGGACTGGGCGCACTGGGTCGCGGGCTCCGCCCTCGGCTGA